A region of the Salvia splendens isolate huo1 chromosome 11, SspV2, whole genome shotgun sequence genome:
TGCTGAAGCGGCAGAGTGCatgaacaacttgatcaactcagaaAAGAAGCATGAAATGGCCAGAACCGAAGACAAGTTGATCAGTTGCGGACAAGCAATGGAGCCTGCTCAACcagcaagttgatcaagtagagttcaccacatgagatgatgagtcataggagagagaaaagaagatgCTATCTCAAGGGCATTAATGTCAAGACAGGATAAGCTTACTCTAGGGATTTGGGCCCAATATCATCCTATAAATAGTGGAGAGAACACACACAAAAGGGAGTTTTTTTTTGGGAGTTCGGCATCATCATTTTCAGTCACTTCACATTCCACACTTTTATTCGTAACATGGAGCAACGAAGCTAGGAGCCACCAGAGTCACCGTTCTACCTCAACTTTCCTCCCTTCTTCCTCATCAATGAAGAAGGGACTCAGATCTGCCAGGAAGTCTTCGTAGTGTGTGTTTTCCTTAACCCCTGATGGGTCAAAACAATTGTTATTCCATTTTTAGTTCATGTTTTTCCGAAGTCCAGTTGTTATTTATGTTTTTCTCTTAGTTGTTACTCTCCGTTGTTGATCGATTTTCAAATCATAGTTGGGAATTCTGTTTTGTTTTACTTATTAAAGatcgtttatgaaatggagtttttaatGCAAGTTTTTTTGGATCTGGTGTTTTCTGATTTCGTTTCTCTTGTTTAGCTTTAGTTCTGTTTTGATTTGGAAGTTAGTTCTGCATAATTTAGTCGTTTATGATTAGATCTGATGTTTAGATGGAGTATGAGATGCATGTTGGTTTGGATTTGTTGATCTTTGCGTTAGATTTTGTTTGGATAATCGTTCGTTGTTCTGTTTTTGGTTTCTAATAGTTAGATCTAAGTCATAGTTCGTCAACTTGCATGAAATAAGGATAGATACTTTAGATCTGTTTTTCTTCCGTCCGAATTATATGGATCTGTGTTTTAATTTGTCTGTTTCCTACTTTCATGTCATCTGCTCTATTTGCATCTGCCGTAGGTGTTTTATTTAGTTCGTTAGAGAGCAGTCTTTGTCACCCTTTGTTGTTTACAGCTTTTTGGTAGTGCGTAATTTCTTTTTAGTGGTCCCAACTGCTTTACGTTATCATAATGTTTCCTACTTGAGATAAACCGTTTGTGACATGTTGTTTTCATCATGCTTAGCCTAGTTGATCAAGTTAATTCTATGATTTTAGTAGTCCAGTTCTTAGTCGTAGTTTAACCCACCTTAGtaaagtgtggcagcagccaacccctaaCATGTTTCGAACACAACTCGGCACACCTCTATCcatgtgggattcgacccttacttccctttactagtctatagtattgtgggttaaggtcttgaaagccctAAGTCTCACCGTTTGCATAACCAATGACCAGATAGTTGCCTGCTTGATCTATTCATCGTCTAACTTGATCAGTTGTGCGAACTCTGCATGTTTTTAATCTGTATTGCGAACTAGAGTCCTTAGTTCTTGAACTTTCAATAGGGTTATGGCTGAAAATTtttagcccgataaaatcaaaacccgattagcccgcacccgatcaACCAGCAACATGTTAGGGCCAGACtcgaaacccgataaaatttgtattattctattttttttactcttaattcgacacttcatcaaTTAGTTTTACAATATAGATAACTAATacaataactttcaattttatattaaatatataaattatatattgatttttattaatataataattaataaataaattaaaactttaaatcattaaaaaaatatttaaatttctaaaacatgtattaaaatttcataaattatctcaaatattagtatttgatcatgtttacgttgagtttaagcatatatctcaaatttattataaataaatattttacattttatggatataactaattttcatagttatttattggattgattgcATATTAATTCTATCGGTAGCTAACAAATTACCCTATAGGTTAGCCCGAAATCCTAGCTTTTAGGGTTTGGGTTGAACTTTTagaacccgaaagaaatcacaacccggtTAGCCCACACACGATTGACCCGTAACCTGAGCAGAATTGGCCCGAAACCTGAtggccgacccgattgacatccctaatactccctccatcccccaatttgagtcactcttttccatttcgggccgtccccgaataagagtcactcttcccaCTTACAATTTTTGGACATCAAAATTATCCCAGATGTTTAGCAAAATTTACAAAAACTGCCATtatgtacattaaaaaaaaggcAAATTAACCCATTAGGGTTTGATTcaactctctctcactctcgatTCACTCTATCTCCATCACTCTCTCTCATTCACTCTATGTCGTTAATCCTCTCCCCCTCCGCCTCACTCACTCTCCCCCTCCGCCTCCCTCCGAATATGGACAGTATCATCTCTGAAACCCCGATGGACTGGGTAGATTACAATGAAATCGGTAGGCGTTCCGTCCTTCAAGGTGTGACGATGGGGCTGAAGGGCCGACACCCCCCGACTGGTTCTTTTACGGCTCTGAAACCGAAGATCCATCCGACGCTCTCGACGGATCTGAAACTGAAGATCCGTCTGACGCTCTCAACGGATCTGAAACCGAAGCTCCGGTTAAGGGTttcgacggatctgaaactCAGCCTCCGTCCGAGGGCGTCTACGGTTCTGAAATTCTACCTCCGTTCCCATTAATCGACGGATCTGAAACTCAGGCTCCGTCGCAACCGTTTGACTGGTCGGAGACCAAGCCGCCTTCATGTCCTGTTAATTAGGGGGAAAGCgaaaccccttcaattggtttGGATAAAATTGAGGAAGACATGGCCTCAGCAATGCAGCCGGCGGTTGAGCCAAAGAGAGAGTACTCCGACAATGAAAAATCAATGCTATTAATCATGTTTCCTTGCCTCAAGGATGTCCTCTAATTTGTGAGTATCTTTCTGATTCAAAGCCACCCCCTTTGTTAGGGTTTAGAGGCTTCTGATTTTAGAGAAATGTAATCCATGATTCTGATGTGCTCCATGTTTATGTGCATTGCTGGATGTTTATATGTTATTGCTCCATATTTATGTGATATTGAGGCAGTGGGAATTGACGATGAATGTGACTGTGAAATAAAGGCAGTGGGAATTGATGCAAAAAATGTTTATGTGAAATTAAGGTAGTGGGAATTGATGATGAATGTTTATCTGATACTGAGGCATTACTATGGCTGTTGTAAGTGTCCTCCGATGTCCCTGTGATGAAGCTTTTCTGAGGGAAAGCTCAGCCACCCATGTGTATGGTCTGGAGGCTATTGTAGGTGTAATGTGTTATCCCTATGCCCTGTGATAAAGCTTTTCTGAGTACTTAGCTCAGCCACCCCTCTGTATGGTTTGGAGGTTGAATTAAGTGTAATGTGTTGCCCATATGCCCTGTGATGAAGCTTTTCTGAGGGAAATGCAAAAAAAGCCACCCCCTATGAAGGGTTTGGAGGCTGATTTCAAGTGATAATACAACCTATAATCACTGATTACTGAATTACATGTACAGTGATGATGTTTACACAAAATGCAACCTATTTAGCTTAGTCAGCCACCCCCTATGAAGGGTTTGGAGGCTGATGCCatgtgatgaaatttttctgatgGCAATAACAAAAAATGCAACCTATGCACAAAAAAAGAGTTTACATCTTAAACACAAACATATGTTGGTGCTTATACAGTAAACTCCATCCCCTAATATTATGTCTAGTACCTAAAGCATGGTTAAGAGGCCCTATGTCGTATGTGTCTCCAGTTTTCAGGCAGCTTTAGGTACTCCAAACTCTCTCTCACCAGACCCTCTTCAACTTGAAGTTGTAAAGGCAGTCCTCCTGTTCTGTGCAATCTGTCCTTGTTTAAATGAGGGATGTTGTAGTCATTCTTCCCATGCACTTGTAATATTGCTGTCAGACAGCTTTGTAATGTGATGAATACTCTATTGAGTTTTTGTGGTGAGAGTTATTCAAATGAGGTAAACACATTCCTCAGCAAGTCATCTACATTGGTGGCAATTTTGTCATCTTGAAGTGATTGTATTGCCCTAAAATACCCTAGGTCTAACACATTTGTGTCCGGGGAGTTGGGTGGTTGGCTAATTAGATGGAATTCAAAACCATCAGTACTAGCAAGTGACTTAAACTGATGATCAGCAGCTCTTAGGTGAGGTTTGGCATTATCTTGCTGGATGAAAATCTTCTTGCTTGCATTGGCTGGCCATTTGGCCTTGATTGTTGGTATAATCTGTGCATGAGATTTGTATGAGACTAAATGATGACATTAATAATGTCTGATAGCTttaataacaacaaaaattgGCATACCTGGTTTAGGAGACAAGCTGTCATGACTTCCTTGTTAATGGATTGAATATGTTTTGTCTCAATTTTCCCTTTTGACCTGTTCTTTGAACTTCTTTGGGCTGGCACTTCCTCTGTGAACGGGAATAAGCCTATTTTACCATCAAATATGGTTTCCCCATCACTACCAATAAGTGGCCTACTGACAGCAGCCATGAACATCACTTTAGTGATGAATCTCTTGGACTTACAGGACCTGAAAGGCACATCCTCATCCGGCAAAAGGTAATATCGGTCTGATGTCTTTGTCATGTAGAACCATTTCTCATCAATATGAACTATGTTGTGCATTGAATGGTAAAGAAGTTTACCTTCACCTAATGTTGGCTGAATATGAGAAAGACACCATTTCATCCTTGCAATTTTGTTGACTTCAGTCAATGTAGGCTTGATAGCATTTGTATGCGGTTTTAACTGTCTACTCTTAATAAATCTACCAATTGTTGACTTGCTTACTTCCATCTTAGAAGCAACCTTCCTTATGGTTGATCTCTCAAGCATGGACAGGTTTCTAAACTTTTCTTCATCTAGCATAAGTTTATCCTTGTGTTGATAACCTGATGCTCTGCTCCTCATTATAACAGGTTCCCCTCTGTCCATTTGCTGCTTGCTGACCTTCCAAATTCTCAATGTTGTCCTTTTATGGATGTTGAATCTTTTGGCTGCCTCTGTAAATGAACCTCTTGGCAGCACTCCAGCCTTACTTCGCTGTAGAAGAAACTGCGCAATGAGGTTTTTTTCTTGGGCGGTCAAGGCTAATGAAACCCGCTGCCATCCACCCTGCCCTTGCTCCTGCTGCTCCTGATCATGGTCCAACTCTCTGACCACCTCATATTCCATTGCCCAGTGATGAAGATTTTCTGAGGGTTTTCAACAGTAAATAGATTTatgtttttggttttggttgttgGAAGTAGTAGGAGTAGAAATGAATGTATTTATAGCAGTTGGTGGACTTTGTACAAATTCCCTCCATGCAATGAAATTTGGTGCTTGGAATTCCCTCCTTTAATTTTTGGCTTTCACTTTTGAATTTGAGGTTTTTTACCGTCTGCTTCACTGAGGAATAGCAATGgatatttaattttttgctaacaccaaaataaatgaaatttaattaatcacTATACCATTATCTAATCCTCCAACATTTATTTGCACatttaataattcaaacaaATTTATTACACAAAAAATCAAAGGGGTCCCATATTATACTACCtaactccatttattacaccacacattcaaactcttccttaaaacctgtgccgagtcaaagagtgactcaaattggggaacggatggagtaattgtATACTTCAACATTTTTTCTTTACTCGTCTCATTATACTCCTATGTCCAGTCAACCCTCAACCTccattagaccatccacaataggcgcccagcgaccgcccagcagagcgccggcgctgggcggtctattgcagccgcccagcggctgagtggagagagaaaccgcgcagcgctgagcggttatgtggcgctgggcggtcggctgggcggtccgttcggcgctattgcagcgcccggatcgcccagcgcaccgcttagcgcgaaaattaattttttttttcgaaacactatatatacgcgctttgctcgtcattttcattcgcaccacttgttttaacgagtactctctttATCTTAATtcctgttcaagatcaacaacgggaaatggatctcaacaacgagcctagttccgggagtagcgggtcacaaactccgacgatccctgtgggaagtggatggggtcaggtgcccgggtactacaacatgtacccgtggcagcagatgatgcccggggcccCAATGGGGGGGAGTCCACCGGGGGGTTTCCGCCGATACCGGGGTGGGTACCCgtgatgcagatgatgcccgggggagcaccagcgacacagtggactccgggggtcgtaccggcgacacagtggactccgggggtcgtaccggctacacaggggacttcgggggtcgtaccggctacacaggggactcctggggggtccccggcgacggcgggtgatgtctatcgccccagttttgatttttcgactgggtcttcgcacacatcgacccaaacacccttggggtttgatagtttctccttagatgagttggggtttgatactcTCGGAGCTCCGGAGACTCTAGTTCAAGGGGGAGGGGGGCAGTGCCggggcgtggcgccccaaagaagaagggcaagaagaaggtcggcgagtcgtcgcagccgggtgaggaggaggtacggaggaggtggacggacgacgagaacgtcgcgctcagcaaggcgtgggtgagtgtttgcgacgatcctctcatttcgaacgagcaaaggatcgtcaacatgtggggcaagatagcagcagcctaccagagattttacccggaggggaggccccgcaacggggaggattgccggaagggctggaaccgaatcagggcggcggtctcccgattttcgggtttgtacaccaacgcactgcgcatgatgagcagtggccaaacggaggatgactgcaggagaatagcggagaaagccttcccactgaagggtttatacaaggacttcacctactggaactgctatcttgtactgagcgagtccgagaagttccgagtaggtgtcgactctggctggccgaagaagcaacgactgaactacaccggcgattacagcggcagcagcggaggttcccacgacctccccgagacgacgcaggagttccccacgccgcgttcggtcggtggccgacctcgcccgattgggcgcaagcgcgctcagcaggcggcgagagggaaggccggggcttcccaggaggtccagtcggcatccccccttggccaattcacccaggagctcaaattcttcgctcgcgcccaaacgcgcgctcagttgatcaagacgatggccgaatggcgggtggcgacggatcccgtggagaagagcgtgcttcaaaccttgctcatgagcctgcaggacgagttggaggctatacggagggagaccggtggcggcgacagcggcgtaggcggcggaggcgacggcgatggtggcggcggcgatggtggcgacggaggcgacagcgacggaggcgacagcgacggaggcgacgacgacggagacgaggagtgaattgtcactcgcttttattaatgtattttttttaaaaattaatgtactttttttaaattattgtacttttttaaattttaatagtattattaaacttttcccgtatatgtctcgtaaattaaattccgtatattgtgtgattgttaattatgtcattttatataattgttattagtgatgtggctattgatgtggctgggctatttatgatgtggctaggctatggctgagctatttatgatgtggcaggaggatttttagtgctgatgatgtggcagtggctaggctatggctgggc
Encoded here:
- the LOC121754572 gene encoding uncharacterized protein LOC121754572, with the protein product MEYEVVRELDHDQEQQEQGQGGWQRVSLALTAQEKNLIAQFLLQRSKAGVLPRGSFTEAAKRFNIHKRTTLRIWKVSKQQMDRGEPVIMRSRASGYQHKDKLMLDEEKFRNLSMLERSTIRKVASKMEVSKSTIGRFIKSRQLKPHTNAIKPTLTEVNKIARMKWCLSHIQPTLGEGKLLYHSMHNIVHIDEKWFYMTKTSDRYYLLPDEDVPFRLIPVHRGSASPKKFKEQVKREN
- the LOC121755429 gene encoding uncharacterized protein LOC121755429, whose product is MTACLLNQIIPTIKAKWPANASKKIFIQQDNAKPHLRAADHQFKSLASTDGFEFHLISQPPNSPDTNVLDLGYFRAIQSLQDDKIATNVDDLLRNVFTSFE